GGCCTGGGTGCCGGTCACTGTTTGACCAGCAGTGGTGGTGCTTTCACCAACTTTCCAATGGGCATCAGCGGCAGCAGCCTGCTTGGCGCCATGGCGGTTGGGACCGGTGGGGCGAGTAACACCGGCACTCTGCTTGTTGCGTGCACCGGCCTTGGTGCGCAACTCGCGCACCTGCTGGGCCAGCTCACGGCTGGTGAGATCAGGGTTGGCCTGACGGGCAACAGCAGCGGCACTGGTGGACTGCTTACCGGCGGTTTTGCCGTGCTTGGCCATGGCGTCGCGGCGGGCCAAGACGAGGGCGCGACTGGGATTCTCGATAGCGCGACGCTTAGGGGCCGATGCGCGACGTTCCGTGCGCACGGAAAGCTTGGGAGCTGATGCACTCAATGAGGTCAGTGCAGTCTTTTCGGCAGCGCGCTTGCCTCCGCAGCCACAGCTCTTGGTGGTTTCAGCGGGTGCAGGAGCTGGAGCAGCTTTGGTTTGACGGGCCAAATCAGCGCGGTTGCGATCGCGGCTGGTGTCTGCGGTTTTGCCGCGACGGGACAGGGCCTCACGGCGTGCAAGCACCAGATCACGACTGGCATCGCGATGGGGCTTGACCTGTGAAGTGCGCCTGGAAGGAGCAGCTGTGAACGAAGTTGTTCGCTGCGGAGCTACAGCAGCGGAAACAACAGGTGCGGAAGCAGGTTCAGCAACTGCAGCCACGTTCGTGCGGGTGGGACGGGCGTCATCAACGGTGCGAACACGGTTGGCGCCAGTACCAGCTGCCGCTGAGGACTTCTTACCGGAAGTGGTCAGCGCCTTACGGCGTTCTAATGCGAGTTCGCGACTGGAGAGTCTTGCCATGTCCGCCCGAGGGAGTCGTCGTGAGGTGGAAGGGCACTTGCCCCTCCGAAAAAAGCTGGAGCCCTGATCAGGTCAGGGCTCAGAACCATGGGTCCGAAGGATCAGCGTCCTTCGAAGACCACGAAGCAGGCACCCTGGCTCTGGGTGTAGGCGTCGTAACCGACGATGCGCACGTGGTGATCGGGGTATGCGCGGTGGCAAGCCTCGAGCTCACTGACGACAACGTTCAGATCCTTCTCACCGAAGAAGGGGAGCTTCCAATAAGACCAATAGATGGCCATGGAGTTGCTGGGATGGACGTGCTCAACGAGCGGGCTCCAACCCTGGGCAATGATGTACGCGATCTGGTCGTAGATCTCGTCCTGGGTCATCGGCGGGAGGAAGCCGAAGGTCTCCAGGGTGGCGACTGTTTGATAGTCACCCACGGTGCTCTGGAAAGGCATGGGGATCCTGGGTTTAAGAAAAAGGGGTGGCCGGTTGCATCAACCGGCCGAAGAAACGATCAGTTCTGAACGTCGAGCTTGTCGACGGTGTCGAACTCGAACTTGATCTCCTTCCAGGTCTCGAGAGCGATGGCCAGCTCAGGGCTGTGCTTACCGGCTTCCATGAGGATGTCCCGGCTTTCCTTCTCGATCTCGCGACCGGCATTGCGTGCCTTGACGCAGGCCTCGAGGGCCACACGGTTGGCAGCAGCACCAGCAGCGGAGCCCCAGGGGTGACCGTGGGTACCACCACCGAACTGCAGCACGGAGTCGTCACCGAAAATGGCGACCAGTGCGGGCATGTGCCAGACGTGGATACCGCCGGAAGCAACGGCGAACACACCAGGCATGGAACCCCAGTCCTGATCGAAGAAGTTGCCGCGGCTGCGGTCTTCGGGCACGAAGGATTCGCGCAGCTGGTCGATGTAGCCGAGGGTGGTCTGACGATCACCTTCCAGCTTGCCGACCACGGTGCCGGTGTGGAGCTGGTCACCACCAGACAGACGCAGACACTTGGCGAGAACGCGGAAGTGAATGCCGTGCTTGGGATGACGGTCGATCACCGCGTGCATGGCGCGGTGGATGTGCAAGAGCATGCCGTTCTTGCGGCACCACTTCGACAGACCGGTGTTGGCTGTGAAGCCACCGGTGATGAAGTCGTGCATGACGATAGGCATACCGAGTTCTTTGGCGAACTCAGCGCGCTCGTACATCTCTTCGGGAGTGTTGGCAGTCACGTTGAGGTAGTGACCCTTGCGCTCACCGGTCTCCTGCTCGGACAGCTTGATGGCTTCCGCAACGAATTCGAAGCGGTTCTGCCAACGCTGGAAGGGCTGGGAGTTGATGTTCTCGTCGTCCTTGGTGAAGTCCAGACCGCCGCGCAGGCACTCATAGACAACACGGCCGTAGTTCTTACCGCTCAGGCCGAGCTTCGGCTTGATGGTGCAACCCAGCAGGGGACGGCCGTACTTGTTCATCCGGTCGCGCTCGACCTGGATGCCGTTCGGCGGGCCGTAGCAGCTCTTGATGAACGCCATCGGGAAGCGGATGTCTTCCAGACGGAGGTGGCGGAGAGCCTTGAAACCGAAGACGTTGCCGACCAGGGAGGTCAGAACGTTGGTGATGGAACCCTCTTCGAACAGGTCGAGGGGGTAAGCGATGAAGGCATAGAAAGACTCCTTGTCACCAGGGACGTCTTCGATGCGGTAGCAACGGCCCTTGTAGAAGTCGAGATCGGTGAGGAGCTCGGACCACACAGTGGACCAGGTGCCGGTGGAGGATTCAGCGGCCACAGCAGCGGCAACTTCTTCCTTGGGCACACCTTCTTGGCCGGTGCACTTGAAGCAGGCCAGCAGGTCGGTGTCGAGGGGGACGTAATCAGGAGTCCAGTAGGTATCCCTGTACTCCTTGACCCCAGCGTCGTACTTCTTGCTCATGGGAAAACTCCGTTAGGTCGGTGAAGAGGGTGAGACGTTCGCGTGCCTCGTCAGAGGCTCAGCGGAAGATCTCAGTCCTTCTGACCAAGGAAGTTGCCGTTGCCCAGTGCAGGCTCCACTTCGCGGTGGGGGCGGGCAATGATGTGAGCAGCAACCAGGCCGTCACCGACGCGCTCGCAAGCATCAGCGCCAGCACGCACTGCAGCGTTCACAGCACCGGTTTCGCCGCGCACCAGAACGGTGACGTAACCGCCACCGACGAACTCGCGACCAATCAGGCGCACTTCGGCAGCCTTGGTCATGGCATCAGCTGCCTCGATGGCGGGGACCAGACCGCGGGTCTCGATCATGCCGAGGGCGATGCCCATGGTTTCGTTAGCCATTGCCTACCGGGAAAAGAGGTGGAATGTTCGCTCGGGACATTGCTTTGCCGGAACCCTTCCCGTCAAGCGATTCGGAAGACTTTCTTGATCACTGTCCATAGTGAACTAAATAAGCTGGGCTTATCACGCAGTGCCTCACTGTTCCGGTCTGCTGTGGTGGTTCCTGTGATCACATCCGCACAAGTCGTTGTCGAGCGTGGTGAAACTCCATAGCTTCACGCTGCAACACGTTCCCAAAGCCTTGCTGAGGGGTGGAATGTTCAACCCAAATGCGTGTTGCTCGGTCGAATCCAGAGATTTTTAAGTCCTACCCCCCAATCAGCCCGCACAATGGAGGCCCTCATTTGTCGGCCCCCTTGTCGCTTCAGCTCACCATTGCCACGGGTAACCCCACCAAGGTTGCTGAAATTGAGGCCATGCTGGGTCCGCTTCCCATCCACGTTCAGCGTCAACCCGATGATCTGGATGTTGAGGAAACGGGAAGCACCTACCGGGAAAACGCCGAGCTGAAGGCCACCGCAGCAGCACTGCGAACTCAAGGTTGGGCGCTTGCAGACGATTCCGGGCTTGAAGTTGATGCACTCCAGTGCGCGCCTGGCCTGTTTTCCGCCCGATACGCCGAAGGCAACGACGCCAAAGTGCAGAGAATCCTTGCGGAGCTTGGCCCGTCCCTTTATCGCAGCGCCTGCTTCCGCAGCACGATGGTGCTGAGCGACCCCACAGGGACGTGCCGAGCGGCGGCAGAGGGCATTTGCTGGGGTGAGCTCCTCAGCGCACCGGCCTACCCAGGTGGCGGCTTTGAATCCTTGCTCTGGGTGCGTGAAGCCCGTTGCACCTATGGCGAACTGAACCCGGCACAACTCAGCCGACTGGGCAGTCGTGGCAAAGCAGCACGAGCTCTGGCACCTCAATTACGCCAACTTCTTGACCTGAACTGAGTTCAACGATCAGCGAGCAGAGCGATCAGCGCAATCGTGCGTTGCGGTTGACATGGTCGATGGCGCGCATCGCTGCTGCCGCCGCTTCCTCAACATCACCTTCACGCCCCGCCAGGGTGAGGCGTCCAAAGGCACCCACAGCTTTCACGTCCACCAAAGTGATATTCGAGGATTTTTCAGCCTCATTGGCAGCAATCAGCACATACCCCGCCGGCTCAGTCTCCAGGATGAACATGCTCATCCCGGCCTCAATCATGGAACCGCGTCGGTTGAGGCGGTTAATCAACACGGCGTGGTCCGGCGTAATTGCTCGAATGACTTCGGTCCAGCTCACCTCTGCTGGAGAACGCTGCTCAATCGTGCTGCCAATCGCTTCCAGCACCACATCTCCGGAATGGAGAACAGTGCTCTGGTCGCGGTGATAAAGGGCCATCGAACCAAAAGCCCGCTCCACCACCATCTGGCCGAGGCGAACATTGCTGGCTTTCAGAGCAATGTCGGTGACGCGGTGAACCGCCATGCCCGGAGAAACCTCCATCCAGAGGCAGGCGTCTCCAGGAATGGGCAGGAATCCTTGACTCACCGACCCCATGTAGGCCGCAAGTTGAGGTTGCAGCGAGTCGATGAACACGTGGGTGCGCAGTTCGATCGACTGCACTTGGCTGTTTTGGCGAAGCAGCCGGGGAGACTCAGAATCCGTCGTGACAACACAACTTGCCCCTCCCTGCTGGGAGGTCACCTCAGTCCCGGTGACGAGAGCACTACCGCCGCGTCGCCGCTCCCGAGCATCGAAGCTGGCAAAACGGGTCATGGCGGGGAGTGTACCGGACGAATCCGGGGCAAACGGGCCCTCAAAGAGTTAGAGCCAGCGGTCTTGCACCTTGAAAGACAGCCGATACCGTCCAGAAAACCTCTCGAGATCCTGCAATGACTGAGCAGTCTTCTTTAAAACCAGTTGATCTCAACGCTGATCAAGCCCTTGGGATGGTGAGCTTCGGCCTGATGCAACGCCTCGCGCAGGATGGGCAGGTGGATCTGCCCTGGCTGGAGGCATCAGGCAATCAAGACAGAGATCGTCTGCGTCAGCTGCGTCAACGCCTAGAGCTGACTGCATTGGCCATCGAAACAGGTGCCCCCCTGACCACGGCTGAAGTGAGCATGCTTCTTGGCGCCCGACCGGGAACGGAACGGGCAGAACGCGGCGGCCTCGTTGCCCGTCGGGTCAGCCGCAACGTTTGGCGTTTGAGCAAAACAGAGGAGAGCGACCGTTCAGAGCGTTACGACGGATTCCGCCGCCGCCTTTGATCGCAAAGCAAGCTCTGTCGGCCAGGCCTGATCCCGAAGAGTTTGCGCTGGGTTTGGCATCCAAGCCCCAATCTTTTGCAGCTTGAGGGGCGAACGTCGCATGGAGCGGCCATGGCCGGGCCCACCCTGTTAAAGGAATCAGGACCACGGGAGGTGTTCTGTGGACTGACCTCGATCGTATGGCTACATCGGCGCATGCCCGATGCCTTCTTTCTGGTGGTGGGATCCCGCACCTGCGCCCATCTGATCCAGAGCGCCGCTGGGGTGATGATTTTTGCCGAACCCCGTTTCGGCACCGCGATTCTCAACGAACGGGACCTGGCCGGCCTCGCCGATGCCCACGACGAACTAGATCGCGTCTGCAAGGAACTGCTGCAACGCCGTCCCGAGATCCGCACGCTGTTTCTGGTGGGTTCTTGCCCCAGCGAAGTGATCAAGCTGGATCTAGCCCGGGCCGCCGAACGGCTGAACGACGAGCTCTCCGGCCGAGTGAGGGTGGTGAATTACTCCGGGAGCGGCATTGAAACCACCTTTACCCAGGGAGAAGACGGGGCGCTGGCGGCGCTGATTCCGCTCCTCCCCGCTAGCGACGAGCGGCAGTTGCTACTGGTGGGCACCCTCGCCGATGCGGTGGAAGACAGGCTGATTCATCTGTTCCAGCGGATGGGCATCGAGACAATTCACAGCCTGCCTCCGCGGCAATCGACTGACCTGCCTGGGGTGGGAGCGGGAACCACGGTGCTACTCACCCAACCCTTTCTCACCGAAACCGCCCGCTTGCTGAGCGATCGCGGCGCCACAGTTCTCACGGCCCCATTTCCCCTGGGAGCCGAAGGCAGTCGCCGTTGGATGGAGGCTGCTGCCAATGCCTTCCATCTCCCGGACGAGCGGATCGCCGCAGTGCTCGATCCGTTGATGGAACGGGCCCAAAGCGCCCTGGCCCGCCACCGCGCCGTGCTGGAGGGCAAGCGGATCTTTCTTCTCCCCGAATCCCAACTCGAACTGCCCCTAGCCCGGTTCCTGCAACGCGAATGCGGCATGGAGTTGGTGGAGGTGGGAACGCCTTATCTGAACCGTGAACAGATGGCCGCTGAGCTGGCCTTGCTCCCCGACGACACACCGGTGATGGAGGGGCAGCACGTGGAGCAACAGCTGGACCGGGTGCGCGCCAGCCAACCGGACCTTGTTGTCTGTGGCATGGGCCTCGCCAATCCGCTCGAGGCCGAAGGCATCGCCACCAAATGGTCGATCGAATTGGTGTTCAGCCCGATTCACGGCATCGACCAAGCCGGAGACCTGGCGGAACTGTTTTCCAGACCGTTGCGTCGCCGGCAAATGATTCGACCCGGCCTACATCCGAGCAACCCCGACCAAACCGTGCACGCCTGATCCCATGCAACTAACGCTCTGGACCTATGAAGGGCCACCCCATGTGGGGGCCATGCGTATCGCCGCCTCGATGCACGGCGTGCACTACGTGCTCCATGCCCCCCAGGGGGACACCTACGCCGACCTGCTGTTCACGATGATTGAGCGGCGCGGGCAACGTCCGCCGGTCACCTACACCACTTTCCAGGCCCGAGATCTCGGGGGTGACACCGCAGAACTGGTGAAACGGCATGTGCGCGAAGCCGTGGACCGCTTCCAACCCGATGCCCTGCTGGTGGGTGAGAGTTGCACCGCGGAGTTGATTCAGGATCAACCGGGCGCCCTGGCCCAGGGCATGGATCTAACCATGCCGGTAGTGAATCTTGAGCTGCCGGCCTACAGCAAGAAGGAGAACTGGGGAGCTGCGGAGACCTTCTATCAATTAATCCGCAACCTGCTCAAAGCGCAGGCCCCCACAGACATCAACCATGACCCCCAGGCATGGAAAGAGGAGGGCCGTCGACCCCGGGTGAACCTGCTGGGGCCGTCTCTGCTCGGTTTCCGCTGCCGCGACGACGTGCTGGAGGTGCAGAAGCTGCTCACCTTGCACGGCATCGATGTGGGCGTGGTGGCACCGCTCGGTGCGGGGGTGGACGATCTGAAGCGCATCCCCGATGCCGATCTGAACGTTTGCCTCTATCCGGAGGTAGCCGAATCCACCTGCAGCTGGCTGGAGCGCAACTTCGGCATGCCCTTCAGTCGAACGGTACCGATCGGTGTGGGCGCCACCCACGATTTCCTCGTCGAAGTGCACACCCTGCTGGGGCTCGAGGCACCCGCTGCTGACGAGGGCTACAAACGCTCACGCTTGCCTTGGTATTCGGAGTCTGTGGACTCCACTTATCTCACCGGCAAGCGGGTGTTCATTTTCGGCGACGGCAGCCATGCCATTGCAGCAGCACGGATCTGCAGCCAAGAACTGGGCTTCAGCGTTGTGGGGCTGGGAACCTACAGCCGGGAGATGGCCAGGCCCGTCCGGGCGGCCGCCAAGGCCCTGGGCCTGGAGGCCTTGATCTGTGACGACTACCTAGAAGTGGAAGCCGCCATGGCCGAGGCAGCGCCAGAACTGGTGCTCGGAACACAAATGGAACGACACAGCGCCAAGCGGCTGGGGATTCCCTGCTCCGTGATCAGCACGCCGATGCATGTTCAAGACGTGCCGGCCCGGATGAGCCCCCAAATGGGCTGGGAAGGGGCAAACGTGATCTTCGACGACTGGGTGCATCCGCTGATGATGGGACTAGAGGAACACCTGATCGGAATGTTCCGCCACGACTTCGAATTCGTGGATGGCCACCAGAGCCATTTGGGCCATGCCGGTGGTGCCGGAGCAGCAGACATTTCCGCATTGAGCGACGTCCCGGAGGACGGCCAAGATTGTCTGCAATGGACAGCCGATGGGGAAGCCGAACTGAAGAAGATCCCCTTCTTCGTACGGGGCAAGGTGCGTCGCAACACCGAGGCTTACGCCCGCGATGTGGGCTGCCGGGAGATCAGCAGCGAAACGCTCTATGACGCCAAAGCCCACTTCAAGGCATGAGCAATTGCACTCATTTCTTTTTATTTAATTGAAAGAAATTCTGCTCTTGCCACCTAGCCAAGGGCCAGATCTTTCATTTCTTAGTGAAAACCAACCACTGCACATCTGCTGCTGTTGAATGAAAATGACTTCTCTTGCACAGGTCGCTGAATGACCACGACTCTGACGCGACCGGCGGACGGCGAAGGCAGTGTTCAGGTCCACCAGGACCCAGCACTGGACATCCAGGAGGAGACCCTGGTGATTGCCGTCTACGGCAAAGGTGGGATCGGCAAATCCACTACCTCATCAAACCTGTCAGCCGCCTTCTCAAAACTGGGCAAGCGGGTGCTTCAGATCGGCTGCGACCCTAAACACGACAGCACCTTCACCCTCACCCACAAGATGGTGCCGACGGTGATCGACATCCTCGAGGAGGTGGACTTCCACAGCGAAGAGCTGCGACCGGAGGATTTCGTCTTCACTGGCTTCAATGGTGTGCAGTGCGTTGAGAGTGGTGGCCCGCCAGCAGGAACTGGCTGCGGCGGTTACGTCACCGGACAGACCGTGAAGCTGCTCAAGGAGCATCACCTTCTGGAAGACACCGATGTGGTGATCTTCGATGTACTCGGCGATGTGGTGTGTGGTGGCTTTGCCGCCCCGCTGCAACACGCCAACTACTGCCTGATCGTGACGGCCAACGATTTCGATTCGATCTTCGCGATGAATCGCATCGTTCAGGCGATTCAGGCCAAAGCCAAGAACTACAAGGTGAGGCTGGGCGGCGTCGTCGCGAACCGCTCTGCTGACACTGATCAGATCGACAAGTTCAACGAACGCACCGGCCTGCGCACCATGGCCCATTTCAGGGATGTGGATGCAATTCGTCGGTCGAGGCTGAAGAAATGCACCATCTTTGAAATGGATGATGACGATGAGGCAGTGGAAGCTGTGCGCAATGAATACCTGCGGTTAGCCCAGAACATGCTCGACAAGGTGGAGCCCCTGGAGGCCGTATCCCTCAAAGACCGCGAAATCTTCGACCTGCTGGGCTTCGACTGAAGAGATTATTTCTGCGTCCTGGAGCAATAAAACCAGCCCAACTTGGCCATTTAACTTCAGCCCTTCCTGGAGTGTGATCCTGAATGTGATTGCACTCCAGAGAAATAAATCGAATATCTAGGCAACGACCACCTCAATCAAACCACCGCTTCGAGGCTCATCGCCTGGATAGAGAGCCGATACGAGCAAGCAAGCTTTTAGCCCCCTGCTAATCAGGCTCAGGCCAAACCCACCAAGGCCATGGACAACTCCCACACCCGCCGGGCCGTCTCCGGATCGGTGGCCTTGTCGGATAGTTCCTGGCTGAACTGCTGACCATCCTTCTTCTGGCGGTTGCCCCAGCTCCAG
This genomic interval from Synechococcus sp. UW69 contains the following:
- a CDS encoding ribulose bisphosphate carboxylase small subunit produces the protein MPFQSTVGDYQTVATLETFGFLPPMTQDEIYDQIAYIIAQGWSPLVEHVHPSNSMAIYWSYWKLPFFGEKDLNVVVSELEACHRAYPDHHVRIVGYDAYTQSQGACFVVFEGR
- the bchL gene encoding ferredoxin:protochlorophyllide reductase (ATP-dependent) iron-sulfur ATP-binding protein encodes the protein MTTTLTRPADGEGSVQVHQDPALDIQEETLVIAVYGKGGIGKSTTSSNLSAAFSKLGKRVLQIGCDPKHDSTFTLTHKMVPTVIDILEEVDFHSEELRPEDFVFTGFNGVQCVESGGPPAGTGCGGYVTGQTVKLLKEHHLLEDTDVVIFDVLGDVVCGGFAAPLQHANYCLIVTANDFDSIFAMNRIVQAIQAKAKNYKVRLGGVVANRSADTDQIDKFNERTGLRTMAHFRDVDAIRRSRLKKCTIFEMDDDDEAVEAVRNEYLRLAQNMLDKVEPLEAVSLKDREIFDLLGFD
- a CDS encoding BMC domain-containing protein, with the protein product MTRFASFDARERRRGGSALVTGTEVTSQQGGASCVVTTDSESPRLLRQNSQVQSIELRTHVFIDSLQPQLAAYMGSVSQGFLPIPGDACLWMEVSPGMAVHRVTDIALKASNVRLGQMVVERAFGSMALYHRDQSTVLHSGDVVLEAIGSTIEQRSPAEVSWTEVIRAITPDHAVLINRLNRRGSMIEAGMSMFILETEPAGYVLIAANEAEKSSNITLVDVKAVGAFGRLTLAGREGDVEEAAAAAMRAIDHVNRNARLR
- a CDS encoding ferredoxin:protochlorophyllide reductase (ATP-dependent) subunit B, translating into MQLTLWTYEGPPHVGAMRIAASMHGVHYVLHAPQGDTYADLLFTMIERRGQRPPVTYTTFQARDLGGDTAELVKRHVREAVDRFQPDALLVGESCTAELIQDQPGALAQGMDLTMPVVNLELPAYSKKENWGAAETFYQLIRNLLKAQAPTDINHDPQAWKEEGRRPRVNLLGPSLLGFRCRDDVLEVQKLLTLHGIDVGVVAPLGAGVDDLKRIPDADLNVCLYPEVAESTCSWLERNFGMPFSRTVPIGVGATHDFLVEVHTLLGLEAPAADEGYKRSRLPWYSESVDSTYLTGKRVFIFGDGSHAIAAARICSQELGFSVVGLGTYSREMARPVRAAAKALGLEALICDDYLEVEAAMAEAAPELVLGTQMERHSAKRLGIPCSVISTPMHVQDVPARMSPQMGWEGANVIFDDWVHPLMMGLEEHLIGMFRHDFEFVDGHQSHLGHAGGAGAADISALSDVPEDGQDCLQWTADGEAELKKIPFFVRGKVRRNTEAYARDVGCREISSETLYDAKAHFKA
- a CDS encoding BMC domain-containing protein; amino-acid sequence: MANETMGIALGMIETRGLVPAIEAADAMTKAAEVRLIGREFVGGGYVTVLVRGETGAVNAAVRAGADACERVGDGLVAAHIIARPHREVEPALGNGNFLGQKD
- a CDS encoding form I ribulose bisphosphate carboxylase large subunit, which produces MSKKYDAGVKEYRDTYWTPDYVPLDTDLLACFKCTGQEGVPKEEVAAAVAAESSTGTWSTVWSELLTDLDFYKGRCYRIEDVPGDKESFYAFIAYPLDLFEEGSITNVLTSLVGNVFGFKALRHLRLEDIRFPMAFIKSCYGPPNGIQVERDRMNKYGRPLLGCTIKPKLGLSGKNYGRVVYECLRGGLDFTKDDENINSQPFQRWQNRFEFVAEAIKLSEQETGERKGHYLNVTANTPEEMYERAEFAKELGMPIVMHDFITGGFTANTGLSKWCRKNGMLLHIHRAMHAVIDRHPKHGIHFRVLAKCLRLSGGDQLHTGTVVGKLEGDRQTTLGYIDQLRESFVPEDRSRGNFFDQDWGSMPGVFAVASGGIHVWHMPALVAIFGDDSVLQFGGGTHGHPWGSAAGAAANRVALEACVKARNAGREIEKESRDILMEAGKHSPELAIALETWKEIKFEFDTVDKLDVQN
- a CDS encoding ferredoxin:protochlorophyllide reductase (ATP-dependent) subunit N, with translation MAGPTLLKESGPREVFCGLTSIVWLHRRMPDAFFLVVGSRTCAHLIQSAAGVMIFAEPRFGTAILNERDLAGLADAHDELDRVCKELLQRRPEIRTLFLVGSCPSEVIKLDLARAAERLNDELSGRVRVVNYSGSGIETTFTQGEDGALAALIPLLPASDERQLLLVGTLADAVEDRLIHLFQRMGIETIHSLPPRQSTDLPGVGAGTTVLLTQPFLTETARLLSDRGATVLTAPFPLGAEGSRRWMEAAANAFHLPDERIAAVLDPLMERAQSALARHRAVLEGKRIFLLPESQLELPLARFLQRECGMELVEVGTPYLNREQMAAELALLPDDTPVMEGQHVEQQLDRVRASQPDLVVCGMGLANPLEAEGIATKWSIELVFSPIHGIDQAGDLAELFSRPLRRRQMIRPGLHPSNPDQTVHA
- a CDS encoding non-canonical purine NTP pyrophosphatase; the encoded protein is MLGPLPIHVQRQPDDLDVEETGSTYRENAELKATAAALRTQGWALADDSGLEVDALQCAPGLFSARYAEGNDAKVQRILAELGPSLYRSACFRSTMVLSDPTGTCRAAAEGICWGELLSAPAYPGGGFESLLWVREARCTYGELNPAQLSRLGSRGKAARALAPQLRQLLDLN